In the Ictalurus furcatus strain D&B chromosome 13, Billie_1.0, whole genome shotgun sequence genome, gccgagttgctcccgatggcaagttaacgccttgcatgtcagctctgctaccactggtgtgtgtgtgtgaatgggtgaatgagacacagtgtaaagcgctttggataaaagcgctatataagtgcggcATTTCTTTAGTTATACATTAGACTCCTGCTTGGTTGAAAATGAAAACTTGCACGCACGccagccctttccggataagactggacacccctgatttAGACATATGGACCATATTTGAGGCCAAAATCTTCTTCACTTCATGTTACAGAACTGGCATAACAAAACATAGATTAAAGGTGCGGTAAGTGATTTTTAAGTCAGAATTCTTTAGGTAAtcattatattttgtaaatttttcCTCAGTAAAGTATCTGCATAGATAAGAAACTGTGGTCTCTGTGACGTCCCATGCTCTGTAGATCAAATACGAAACTCATGATGTGGACCATTATCCTACAGCCAATCAGGACAGGGGGTATCCTGATTGGCTCAGTGGCCTACTCAGCTGTCAATCATGTTTCCTGTTGATTCAGAAAGCTCCACCTCTTCTAGTAGCTTAATTACAACCGAATAACTATCAAACTAAACAAttcaaaaggtttttttctataaaaaaattaaaaataaaaaaaaagtgaatgcaGGTCTTGATATTACAGGAGTTTATCGTCAATCAGCTGAGCAGGTTTTCAGAGACGCCGTTTCTCTGGCTCGGCCTCACTGATGCACAGGTGGAAGGTGTGTGGGCGTGGCAGGATGGAACACTGTTACAAAACCACAGGTTGTAAGTATCCTCTAATTAAATATCCGTCGTTGAGTCGTTTGACATTTTCTTGAGGTTAGGTTTGATTAACGTCATATCAAGTCGAAAGCAGTATGTTTCCTTATATGGGTTTACACCGCAGTTTAATTTGCCGTggataaatcacaggtttaaatgAACACTCTCGTTCTGATACATTATCTTGTCTGTAGGGACAACTCACACCGGAACTTGTATGACAGACTATAATAAGACCgcataattcaattcaattcacttttatttctttagcgtttttaacaatggacgttgtcccaaagcagcttcacgggaatatatacattcaggatatagattttaaatgaataggAATTTATCCCATAATAAAACGATTAAGAAAACCATGTAGTTATTGAGCAAAGATATTTAgtatctatggaaggagtctccagtgtcagtgctgtgtaacgGTCAGGGAAGTCTTTTAacttttaacttcaagagaggggAAGAAGAGAAGCTGGGGACggaacgattgtttatagctgctataacgtcaGTGAGAACAAGAAggaacttgtttcgtggacgaTCCATAACTatatacagttttgtttttgtttttttttaaaaaaaatgcgaTGTGTTGTTCAATAGTTCAATAGTTCAATAGAAAAATGTGAAACTGCTGTAGTATAAAgagagtaaaacacttcaggaaaaaAGAATTAGtggattattatattataacagcaaGACCTGTTGTGAGTTATTCCCTTACagatgctttgtgtgtgtgtgtgtgtgtgtgtgtgtgtgtgtgtttagcataaAGGTGCAGTGGGACTCCGAGCACAGAGACTGCGCAGATCTGAGAGGGGATGGAAGTGTGTTTGCGTGTGACTGCGAGTCCTACGGGCCCTGGCTGTGTGCGAAACCCATGGAGCCACCAGTGATTTAAAACTTTTCAGTCAGCTCCAAAAATAATGGCACCCTTCCAgaaaatgaatatacagtatatgggtTTTCGAAGCTATTGTTATTTCCATGATGAATTATTTGGTGAAAGCTCCACTGGAGAGAAGAACAGTGCTGAGGATCTTCCTGGAATGTCGAACAACGTTGGAGACACTCGTCTTGGACACGGTCTTGGACTGTGTTGGATTCTTAGgcttgtatactgtatgttgttcaAATCCAGAGAATGATCAAACATATGACGTGAAACAAACCAGGACCGTTTCTCCGTTGCACGTTTGGACGTGTAGTCTTGTTGAAAGTTTCATATACGGTCAACTCTTAACGTACTGAGAGATACGGCTAAAACGTCCCGGTACGCGCCACAAAACAGACCCAAAGCTGATCAGTGATCAATGATCCACCTTCGTGTTTTCCAGTACGCTCGGCAGATGTTCCTCACATGCAGTCCCCTTTTGTAGTTCTAGTTCaaatgaagggtgccaataattctggaggtgGCTGTAAACATTCGCCTGTTCCGATGATCATCACACTGATATTGTTGCTGAGTGAGCTTAGACTTGGGTTTCACGTGCACTGACGGTGAATAACGTGTCTTACGTGAGTGTCAGGATAAAGCCACATATCATATAAACGTGCTAAAATACCGTCTTCTCTTGTGAGCTGTCCGTAAAATGTTCTTTCAACtgtctgagatgaaagaaatcCTGAAATCATCTCGGTGTCTCAATCCCATGATTTCTTCCTGGACACCAGATTCGCTTAGGTCAGCCTGAAGACGTGTTCGATGAGACTTTACGTCCATGTGAAAAGAAGTGAAGAGGTGGTttcttttttgccttttttttatttttatttaaaaaaaaaaagtcattttattaaatttgtatAGTctttacatgtatatatatctttattatatatgttattCTGACTTCATTAATcgatggggaaaaaatatattcttAAAATATATCCACAATATGcattaagaaaatgaagaacCTAAAGAGGCTGAAGAACCTGAAGAACCTGAAGAGGCTGAAGAACCTGAAGAACCTGAAGAGGCTGAAGAACCTGAAGAGGCTGAAGAACCAGAAGAACCTAAAGAGGCTGAAGAACCTGAAGAGGCTGAAGAACCTAAAGAGGCTGAAGAACCTGAAGAGGCTGAAGAACCTGAAGAACCTAAAGAGGCTGAAGAACCTGAAGAACCTGAAGAGGCTGAAGAACCTAAAGAACCTGAAGAGACTGAAGAACCTGAAGAACCTGAAGAGGCTGAAGAACCTAAAGAGGCTGAAGAGGCTGAAAAACCTAAAGAGGCTGAAGAACCTAAAGAGGCTGAAGAGGCTGAAGAACCTGAAGAGGCTGAAGAGGCTGAAGAACCTGAAGAGGCTGAAGAACCTAAAGAGGCTGAAGAACCTGCCTTCTTTAAGAAGGTAGCCAGGAATCAGGAATTATTCTTCTGACATACTGAAGGAAATGATTTCCTGACAAAAACAGGATGGAGGTAAATAGAGCCAGACAATACAGTGACAGAACATCGATATTGTGATGAATTAGGTTCCGGAGATACAGTATTATGGGctgtctgtacaggatttcacaaaaaagttgtttttttgttgttgttttttttttgttgttgtttttttgtttttgtttttttttttacagaaaactactCAAATTCGAAGGCTGAATAGCATTAAAAtgctattaattaataataaagcaaacagatttctaataaaacaaaactccaTGTGTTACTATGATGTCCTCAATAtgaaaaatatgattttttaaacaaaaaatatatgtatatattaatatagaTATAATAAGCACGCCCTGGTGCAATGATGTTCAATCTAACACATGGAGAATgaataattgtaaaataaagtgCAGTCTAGCAGCAATCGCAGTAATAAATGAACACGGATAGAAAGTCAGAAATTCAGGAAGTATCATGCGGGCAGAGAATATCTCAAGACAAACGGAcatcataaatatattaaataatgctACTACGGTGAAAATCTATGCTGAATTTGGCACAGGATgataaagtgttcagtgttaTGTACAAGGAAAAGAATTTATGAAGCGCTGTCGTCTTCAGGACAGGATACCGTCATGACAGTCCTCCCGTCCAGCGGGGCGAAGAGCGGGTAGAGCTTCCCGTGGAAATGCCCCGTGAAGGTGTAGATGTGCGATTTGTTCTCCACGTGGTAGAAAGAGATCTGGCCCTCTTCGTAGTCGATGTATATTCCCATCTTCTTTGGCACCAGCGTGACAGGCAGCGGCGTCTCGGGGTCCGTGCAGGCGTAGAATTGTCGTGTGCTCCTCCACAGCACCCAGTAACCCTTCGAAGGCTTCATAGGGAAGCGTCCGTGCCTCTTAGAGGACGCCGTGGTGACCCCGACTCTCCAGTAGCCGTTGTTCGCTAAATCCACTTCCCAATAGCTGCGGCCTCTCGTGTAGCCCATCCAGCCCAGGACGCACGGCCAGCTGTCGAAGCGTTGTGGGCTGTACGGCAGGTCGGCTTCTTCCAAACCCTCCTGAACCTTCTTCTGATCATCGGAGAGCAGCAGCCAGGGGTGGGCCGTCAACGGGTCGAGGGTAACATTGACTGGGGTACGTAGAGAACAGAGCGGAAGTAAGCATCCGGTTTAAATCATGTCAAGAAACAGGCATTCCTTTGTTCTTTTTATACCGTGTAATGTTGTCAGAAACGTACCTGATGCGCTGGTGATCCAAGACCACACTAGAGAATACGAAACACAAAAGATTACtcagatgaacacacacacacacacacacacacaccagagacgCAAATCAGAACTCCGTCCGATTATTGTTCAGATACATAATTTATGTACAATAGCTGGTGAAACGTACCGGAGTTGGGGATGTATTGTTGTGTGCCTGtttcagagaggaaaaaaaaaagaaacaagtcaGAAAGAATTGAGGCAACTTCAGTTTCAACTTCAtctttcaaacaaaaaaaatatatttctaaagaTTGAAACAGTCACTCATTCGCCGGTATGGCTAAAGGGTTGACAatgtgttgctaggtggttgctaagatgttccaggtggttgctaggcgGTTGCAGTGGTACGTTACTGAGGTTTTATTAGGTGGGTGATCGTTTGTTTCTAATCCGGTTGCTATGTGATTGCTatggtgttgctaggtggtacTAGATGGTTTCTATGGTATCCCAGGTGGTTGGTAATActtcactttgtgtgtaatgaatctagaatacatgaaagCTCCACTTTTTGAATCAAATTTTTTGAGGTGCGCCTGTAATCATAGCTAACATGACAGCTTTGTATTTTCTCACCTGCTTCCCAGGAGCGCTGCTTTGCCGAAAGCCACAGCTGAGAAACCAGGTCCTGCATTAATGAAACAACACCAGCGCACATAAGAAACTTTTCCTCCGATGACCTGCCTCGATatggttttattcattacacCCTTCAGTTGTCGACTCATTTGCTTTGAATGGaatctttttttgtcttgttttaaaCGATCTGCGTGGCTGTATTGACTTATACAGTATCTTATCATCTCCTGTCTCATCCGTGCGCAGAGGTCAGAGGCCTGCATGCAGAGCATGAACTTCAACCACCGTTTCCTGGGAATCATGAGCGAGCTTATCCTTTATCCTACGTTCATCTCGTATAACCGCAATAAACTGACAAAACATCATAAATCAGCttcatcatgcacacacagccATTCAGCTGTTACGCAAAACCCATGGTGTATacagtattatacagtatatacactctatatacacTCAGTGTATACACTCTATCTTCTCTAGTTTCTGAGTGAAAGACAAGGAGACTGCACCCCATtgcacaatttattttaaaaattatatatatatatatatatatatatatatatatatatatacacagtgtatCCTATAATAGAACAAGTGCAAAAATGATAAAGAATCAGTATACATGCTGTTAAAAACTTAAAttgttaaatgaaattacatttcgcatctattatttattgaattatcaacgataaattattaaattgtttatttggtcatcttttatttaataaataagaaaaaaaatacattaaatgatttattaatacTACAATCCTTTGGTTGTTCCTAGAGCAATAGTTCTAAACaaaacctttatatatatatttatattatattattatttatatattattaaaataatatatagagaacccctgaagaacctttttttttttttttgtggaagattgtaaaattttaacaggataacgtttatttaaatcatttattaatcACTCGTTAttacaattgaattgaaaatcaATAATCGTTAAATTATTaggaatttattaatttaattaaactagtttatttaaatgatcTTATTTTATCCTGGAATGGCAGAcatttaaactttttatttaaaaaaaaataaaataataaatcatcacTTTTTCTTACATGATTAATATCCTCATACACAAAAATGAtgttagcaagtgaaaatatctcgactgtgagaaaatgtatctaatatttcttttttgttttttttaatagttataGATTATTCTACATCAAATAGGAGATTTTTcctcgtttttaaaaaaattttttttttttttttttacacatttcaagcttaaaattttcttaataatataattaacaataattaattaataataattaattaataataatttgaccTCTGgtaagaaataaatgcttaaaatgagagaaaaaaagagactatTTGTCAAGCTTGATAACTTCACACTGTAACTAACGCAGAAGAGGACACTCGTTATCTGACCTTGCTGTCGTCCTTCAGTAAAGACCAGGTGATGAACTCGAGCAGCGGCATCAAGGAGACGAGCCTCTTCTTCCTCAGACCGAGCAGACGAAGCATCTGCGGCAGCTCATCTCCCAGCATGCCACAGCTCTGAGTGCAAAAAGAGGCCATGAACAGTTCGGCTGTTTTCCGGGTTAAAGAACTAACAGCCTTGTTATGACGTTTTGTAAAGCTGCCAAGCTTTAGTGATTAAGTATTGCGTAACCCAGCGTAGAGGTGAAGGGTTTCTTTAGGACGTCTTTAATCTCGCTCACCTCTGAGACACTCTGAAGCTCTTTGGCCCACTCCATGACCCTCTGCTGCACCACTTCTCCATGCTCCTCCTTCTTCTGCTCATCATCCTCACTGCACTTGAACCTCTCCTGCAGCCACGGGCTCTCTTTAGATACCTGACAGATATCAGGATCAGCGTTATTTTGCGTTTGCCGTCCGATTATTTCGGACTTTCTGTGAAAGAGTCTGCGGccgatttctttctagcccagatgATAAATTCATACAGCCAATCGGCGACAGAGCGAAAGATCTGACCTCCGTCcgcactgattttttttttgttgctgtcaCCAAATAAGATACGAAATCTTTATCCTCATTATACTTGTGTACAACGAGTGCGGTCGTGGTTTAATGTACTCGAATGAGATGGattggattttttattattattattattatttgctccATATCGTTTCTCTTACGTCATCGGTGACACCTCATGATATAATTCATCGCTCAACTCTATTAAACCGTCAAACTGGTGATAGATGTCAGCCTTCATCACTCCCTCTGACCTTGTCGACGCTCTTGAGTTCATCAGCCCACTGCAGGATGAGTTTGCGGCTCTCCTCCAGACTGCGCTCGGTTCGAGGGTCTTCGTGCCGATCCGACGCACCCGAAGCACACTCATCTCCACCATCGCTTCCTTTCTGcagccacaacacacacacacacacacacacacacatacccatcCGTACATTATTATGTGTTATCGGTTCATTTTCCAAGAACAAGTCTAACCTCACCCTAgatctttctctatctgtctctctgcacgTTCTCCTCCAACACATCTGTCTAAAATGTGACTCTGTGCATGAAGTATTCAGAACGTACAGAATCAAACGTGTAATCTAAATAAATGACCTCTTTTCATAATCAGCATTCGCAGCTTTTATACAACCACCTGGTCATAAATCGGGACGCGGTATCTCTGACGGTTTATCAGGCTCCAATAAACGTTGTACGTGTCAGATCGCACGCAAGCAATAAATTACACGCTTTCATAACCAAACGCATTTCACGTTACAACCTTAAACGTTCAAATAATGacaaatattaacacaaataTTAGTTACATGGACTGTTATTAGTGTTCAGAGTACTTAGTAgatattaatagttaatagtcGGGATTTCAGGTTTAAAATTTATTCTCAAAGTGTTTGATATCTCTTTCTACCGAAACAATTTATTACACGTTCTTACTCATTTAAATTCCTATGTATGAACgtcgtgctttttatccatttacagtataattacatgttgtagaacatccacAAGACAGCTGTTATAGCAGCAGCTCCTCGGACccgaagactttcctgtggcgcgacactggagactcctcccataaatgttaaataaacatctccttacaggaaacgtcaccatatcgacGCTTAAACGTTCGTCTTTATTAAatacgtttttgttttgttttttttatagctgtttATTATCAGACTAAATCCCCGTGAatgagatgttactatagaaacgatatcaTATTacttcggaccaatcagaatcgagaattcaacagcgctgtggtatgatAAGATTTAAACACCTTACTGTCTCTGAGGAAACACGAAACCGAGACAATACGGAGCAAATTAAAACCATGTATTACTAGATTCATTACAGTATTAAAGGACAAATATCAATGACTGTTATCCAGCTGTCAAAAGTTACCACATAATAAATCTCTATTATTTTGGCACACCTTAAAAATTCTCGAGAGTTAAGTTATTCCTCCAAAATATGTCCTATACCAAATTAATTAAGCTTAATAGAAAATTTTAATTTTCCTTCCTAAATGCGATATCAATATTCATGAATGGCTCATGTCGTTAAACAGTAACTGCAtcttttacagtgctgtgaagaagtatttcttctgtttgtgtgtgtatctcatgctagattgtttcagaaattaatacaaaatctaaaatgaaacaaaggcagcctgagaaaacacaaaagacagtttttaaatgatcatgttatttattgaagcaaaaaaagttatccaataccaactgggcctgtgtgaaaatgtatttgcccccgtagttactaattccccaaatctatgaaactgcattcataatggggttcagctggatgagacacaaccaggcctgattactgcaaaccctgtccAATCACATCAATcccagtctgggaagggttagaaagatatttcaaaggctctgggactccaaagaaccacagtgagagccgtcatctccaaatggaaaaactcggcagagtagtgaaccttcccagaagtgtccgaccttccaaaattcctccaagagcacagcgacgactcatccaggaagtcccaaaagagccaaggacaacatcaaaggacgtacaggcctctcttgcgtcaataaaggtcactgttcatgactccactatcagaaagacactgggggaaaatgtcctccatggaagagtggtgaggtgaaaaccactgctgacccagaagaacattaagacttgtctgaattttgccaaaacacaccttgatgatcctcaaaccttttgggagaatgttctgtggactgatgagtcgaaagtggaactgatTGGAAGACAGgcgtcccgttacatctggtgtaaaccaaacaccgaattccacaagaagatcatcatacctacggtcaagcatggtggagggagtgtgatggtgtggggatgctttactgcttcagggcctgggaaactttcagtaattgagggaagcatgaattctgctctctaccagaaaatcctacaggagaatgtccggtcttcagtccataagttgaaactgaagcacaactggattacgcagcaagacaacgatccaaagcgttggagtaagtcctagtcctagtagtaagtgaaagtctgatctccagttatcggaaacgtttggttgcagttattgctgctaaaggtggcacaaccaaattttaagtttaagggggcaattagtttttcacattggtgataggtgttggataagattttttgcttcaattaaaaaatttaataaatcaaaactgTCTACTCACGTTGCCttagttttatgttgtatttcatttgaagatctaaagcTATTTAGTATAAGGTATacccaaaaccaaaagaagtcaggatggggcaaatactttttcacagcactgtacgtGCTCTGAGCATTTTCCTTTTTCTAATCTATAAACCATGAGGAAAGCAAACTTTTCTGTTTAACTGTAAATTGTAGCTATGAAATAATAAAGCTATGACTAACCTTtataaacacataaaacctCAGAGCTGTCACTTAAGGAGCTCCCGTTGTGTCTTCGGCTccagagaaacaaagaaataagGAAGCGCGAAAGGGAAAACCCCAGCCGTGGAAGATCAGCACAAATCTTTATGGATATTTCTCTGTTTATTTCCTTACTTGAATGACCTCCGTGTCAGAGTCTGTATTGTAATATTTCCTGGAGTTATAACCACAGGACAAGAGAAAAACATTCCCCATGGTTTCTTTTTCTGACTCACCTTACAGACTTGTGCCACCTGTAGCTCCCAGCTGTTGAGAAAGCTGATGCACTCCTGCAGGCTCCGGAGGTCTTTCAGGCTCTTCTGATGGTGTCTTTGCTACAGGGAATGCCGACAGAGACATCAAAGAGAAGCTGTTAAATAATATTGACCAATTCTTGCAAGGAAATATAACTTCTAGGATATAATATCAGATATAAGGTCTGATCTAACACCTTCCATACCAGGGACCACAGACCCCCTGCAGTACTTTTTATGGACCTGAACAATACCGTGCAGTACCTTTACCAGCTCTTACAGAACCACTGACCCACCGCAGCACCATAGCAAGCCCCTGTAGGACCACAAATCTTCTTTGGGATGTCTACAAAGCTCCTGAAGTATCTTTCCAGATCTCTAGGGTACCACAGACCCACTACAGAACTCCATGCAGAAGCACAGACCTCGTGCAGTACAGGATCACTGAGACCCTGCAGTGCATTTACAACCCCTACGGGACCACAGTCCCCATGCAGTACCTTTTTGGATATCTAGGGCAACATGTACCTTCTGTAGTACCTCAATGGACCCCTATCAGAACCACTCTTTCCCTGCATTACATCAAAGAACCGCTGTGAGACCACATACCCTATGAAGTTACTTGTCAGATCTCTAGGTTACCACAGTCCCCTTTAAGTACTTTTAAAAACTCCTACAGTACCTTAACAGACACCTATGGGACCACAAAACCCCTGAAGTACCCTAACAGACTCTTACAGGTCAGCAGTCCACCTGCATTAACTATTCAAGCCACAATGAGACCACTGAGTAACCGCAGTACCTTAACAGGATCCATCTGGATCCTTCCGGATGAAAGACCTCCTGTTTTCAAATCTCTAGGGACGACAGTCCAACCGCAGGACCTTTAAAAACCCCACTGAGTCACTGCAGTAGCTTAACAGGACAGCAGACCTCCTGAAGTACCGTATAAAAAATCTCCAGGGACGACAGCTCAACTGCAGGACCTTTCGAAACCACACTGAGCTCCTGCAGTACCTTAAAGGACATCTATGACACCACATACTCTCTAAAGTACCTTTAAAGACCTCTACACAACCACAGTACCTTTAGAAACCTCTACATGAACTTAACAAACACCTATGAGGCCACAATCCCCCTGAAGTACCCTCCTAGACCCCTTTGAGACCACGGATCTCCACGCAGCACTGAATTAGACTCCTACAAGACTACGTCGCCACTGCAGTACTTTTGTGGACCTCCCTAGCTCGGAAACATGTCTTGagcagaagaaagagaaaacagggT is a window encoding:
- the si:dkey-219e21.2 gene encoding E3 ubiquitin-protein ligase TRIM39, encoding MKGILKDRTQKKLNAVVNVEMQSHSIGAVRWNLPEETVQVHSSAPSSPFKNSKSTSSRSQQRHHQKSLKDLRSLQECISFLNSWELQVAQVCKKGSDGGDECASGASDRHEDPRTERSLEESRKLILQWADELKSVDKVSKESPWLQERFKCSEDDEQKKEEHGEVVQQRVMEWAKELQSVSESCGMLGDELPQMLRLLGLRKKRLVSLMPLLEFITWSLLKDDSKDLVSQLWLSAKQRSWEAGTQQYIPNSVWSWITSASVNVTLDPLTAHPWLLLSDDQKKVQEGLEEADLPYSPQRFDSWPCVLGWMGYTRGRSYWEVDLANNGYWRVGVTTASSKRHGRFPMKPSKGYWVLWRSTRQFYACTDPETPLPVTLVPKKMGIYIDYEEGQISFYHVENKSHIYTFTGHFHGKLYPLFAPLDGRTVMTVSCPEDDSAS